A stretch of the bacterium genome encodes the following:
- a CDS encoding ferredoxin family protein, with protein sequence MAKIRGDVKIDIEKCKGCELCVVACPQDALTLSNEINKQGYHYAVLVEDVCNGCKSCSLVCPDAVITVYREDRSGKKTPVAELRNVTGDLTIQVGVEDQAN encoded by the coding sequence ATGGCTAAAATCCGCGGTGACGTCAAAATCGATATAGAGAAATGCAAGGGATGCGAACTCTGTGTCGTCGCCTGTCCGCAGGATGCACTCACACTTTCAAACGAAATCAACAAACAGGGATATCACTACGCAGTACTGGTCGAAGATGTGTGTAATGGCTGCAAGAGCTGCTCGCTGGTCTGTCCGGATGCCGTCATCACGGTATACCGCGAAGATCGTTCTGGCAAGAAGACGCCGGTCGCCGAGTTGCGTAATGTAACCGGTGATCTGACCATTCAGGTCGGTGTCGAAGATCAGGCCAACTGA
- a CDS encoding deoxyhypusine synthase family protein: protein MSKPITEFLEHHYRHFNAAAMMDAAQGYKKLLDSGGGMFMTLAGAMSTAELGLSLAEMIRQDKVHAITCTGANLEEDIFNLVAHDYYERVPHYRDLTPQMEEELLSKHMNRVTDTCIPEEEAMRRIEFKVLDLWQEMDAKGESLFPHEFMYRLIREGRLTEHYMIDPKDSWLVAAAEKDLPIFVPGWEDSTLGNIYAGHCITGDVKNVHTVRSGIEYMMQLAEWYTAFTAERPLGFFQIGGGIAGDFPICVVPMLHQDLRRTNVPLWAYFCQISDSTTSYGSYSGAVPNEKITWGKLGTDTPKYIIESDATIVAPLIFAWLLGW from the coding sequence ATGAGCAAGCCCATTACCGAATTTCTCGAACACCACTATCGTCACTTCAACGCCGCGGCCATGATGGATGCAGCACAGGGGTATAAGAAGCTGCTTGACAGCGGCGGCGGCATGTTCATGACGCTTGCCGGTGCGATGAGTACCGCCGAACTCGGACTGTCCCTTGCCGAGATGATCCGGCAGGACAAAGTCCACGCCATCACCTGCACCGGGGCGAATCTGGAAGAGGACATTTTCAATCTCGTCGCGCATGACTATTACGAGCGTGTACCGCATTACCGCGATCTGACGCCGCAGATGGAAGAGGAACTGCTATCAAAGCACATGAACCGGGTCACGGACACCTGTATTCCCGAAGAGGAGGCGATGCGCCGCATCGAGTTCAAGGTTCTCGACCTCTGGCAGGAAATGGACGCGAAAGGGGAGTCGCTGTTTCCCCATGAATTCATGTACCGGCTTATTCGCGAGGGTCGGCTTACCGAGCATTACATGATCGACCCGAAAGACAGCTGGCTGGTGGCGGCTGCCGAGAAGGATCTCCCCATTTTCGTCCCGGGCTGGGAAGACAGCACGCTGGGGAATATCTACGCCGGCCACTGCATCACCGGAGACGTGAAGAATGTGCATACCGTACGCAGCGGCATCGAATACATGATGCAGCTGGCGGAATGGTACACCGCCTTCACCGCGGAGCGTCCCCTCGGTTTCTTCCAGATCGGCGGCGGCATTGCCGGTGATTTCCCGATTTGCGTCGTGCCCATGCTGCACCAGGACCTGCGTCGCACCAATGTTCCGCTCTGGGCATATTTCTGCCAGATCAGCGACAGCACGACCAGTTACGGCTCCTATTCCGGTGCGGTACCGAATGAAAAAATCACCTGGGGAAAGCTCGGTACCGATACGCCGAAATACATTATTGAAAGCGATGCGACCATTGTCGCACCCCTGATTTTTGCCTGGTTGCTCGGTTGGTAG
- a CDS encoding FAD-dependent oxidoreductase yields the protein MREQTQSRDTSCLVVGAGIAGLMAARELQRQGVHVIAVDKGRGVGGRMATRRFEGGVFDHGTQYFAPSSAWFQARIAEWLDDGIAREWFRVRSYEMDPRFLSSARYCGHPAMTSIPKHIAEGMDVRTATRIVRLQQHADHWAAESEDGASITAESCILTPPVPQVMDLLDASQLQVEAETRSLLEQLTYEPCIAVLAICEDAPDLPENGVLEFERGNLRRIMDNSRKGISGDVHAMTIHASGSFSAEHLDDDDESVARRILDEAQLILRVGIRAYQLHRWRYSQVLAPHPKPALQLFSDPPLAIAGDAFGLNGVEGAARSGMEAARLIMRQLA from the coding sequence ATGAGAGAACAAACACAATCGCGAGACACATCCTGCCTCGTTGTGGGTGCGGGCATTGCCGGACTGATGGCGGCACGGGAACTGCAGCGCCAGGGTGTGCATGTCATCGCCGTCGATAAGGGAAGAGGCGTCGGGGGACGCATGGCAACGCGGCGTTTCGAAGGCGGCGTCTTTGATCATGGGACGCAGTACTTCGCTCCTTCGAGCGCCTGGTTTCAGGCGCGCATTGCGGAATGGCTCGACGACGGCATCGCGCGGGAGTGGTTCCGCGTTCGATCATATGAGATGGATCCGCGCTTCCTTTCCTCCGCACGCTATTGCGGGCATCCCGCGATGACCTCAATCCCCAAACATATTGCAGAGGGAATGGACGTGCGTACCGCAACACGCATCGTGCGCCTGCAGCAGCACGCCGACCACTGGGCAGCCGAGTCGGAAGACGGCGCGTCCATCACCGCCGAGAGCTGCATCCTCACTCCGCCGGTTCCGCAGGTGATGGATCTGCTCGACGCCTCGCAGCTGCAGGTCGAGGCAGAGACGCGCTCCTTGCTCGAACAGCTTACGTATGAGCCTTGTATCGCCGTACTCGCCATCTGTGAAGATGCGCCGGATCTCCCTGAGAACGGGGTGCTGGAATTTGAGCGTGGCAATCTTCGTCGCATAATGGACAACAGCCGCAAGGGAATTTCGGGTGATGTTCATGCCATGACCATTCATGCCTCCGGTTCCTTCAGCGCCGAGCATCTCGATGACGACGACGAATCGGTCGCGCGGCGTATCCTTGACGAGGCGCAGCTGATCCTGCGGGTTGGCATCCGCGCATACCAGCTGCATCGCTGGCGCTACAGCCAGGTGCTGGCGCCGCATCCAAAGCCTGCGCTGCAACTGTTTTCCGATCCCCCACTTGCGATTGCCGGGGATGCGTTCGGTCTCAACGGCGTGGAAGGAGCTGCGCGCTCCGGGATGGAAGCCGCGCGACTCATCATGCGTCAGCTTGCCTGA